A region from the Natronorubrum halophilum genome encodes:
- a CDS encoding DUF418 domain-containing protein, which translates to MSSENGPTPPSERIVALDALRGVALLGILVVNVRVFSMPGSVLTNPTIYGDLTGVNYWAWFVGHVFAEQKFITVFTFLFGGSVLLFIRSAEKSGRSALRLYGRRSGWLVVFGLGHAYLLWYGDILVAYGLCAFGVVFLRDYTPRRLVLFGVGLLAFPSVVEILAGLTLDPSAIASTWQPPETALRTEVETYRSGWGDQMGHRIPTAFQRQTTGFLGYTVWRVGGSMLLGMALFKWGVLTNDRPPRFYRRLIGFGAASGLAVILAGVWYVQASDWGIGTALFWRQFNYWGSVPLAVAYVGMVMWYCQRRPDGVLTRSLAAVGRTAFSNYILQTGLATSIFYGHGLGLFGQTTRVEALGVVVAIWAVQIPLSVLWLRYFRFGPMEWLWRVLTYETRQPLRVSRSDG; encoded by the coding sequence ATGAGTTCTGAGAACGGTCCAACGCCGCCGTCGGAACGTATCGTCGCCCTCGACGCGCTTCGAGGGGTCGCACTCCTCGGAATCCTGGTGGTCAACGTTCGGGTGTTTTCGATGCCCGGATCGGTCCTCACCAATCCGACGATATACGGTGATTTGACCGGTGTAAACTACTGGGCCTGGTTCGTCGGCCACGTCTTTGCGGAGCAGAAGTTCATCACGGTGTTTACGTTTTTGTTCGGCGGGAGCGTCCTGTTGTTCATCCGGAGCGCCGAGAAGAGCGGGCGGTCCGCGCTCAGATTGTACGGTCGGCGGTCCGGTTGGCTCGTCGTCTTCGGCCTCGGACACGCCTACCTGCTGTGGTACGGCGACATTCTCGTCGCGTACGGCCTATGTGCGTTCGGCGTCGTCTTCCTTCGCGACTATACGCCGCGGAGGCTGGTGCTCTTCGGAGTCGGCCTGCTGGCGTTCCCCTCCGTCGTCGAGATTCTGGCGGGACTCACGCTGGATCCGTCCGCGATTGCGAGTACGTGGCAACCGCCCGAGACGGCGCTCCGGACCGAGGTCGAGACGTACCGTAGCGGGTGGGGAGACCAGATGGGGCACCGGATCCCGACGGCGTTCCAGCGACAGACCACGGGGTTCCTCGGATACACCGTCTGGCGCGTGGGCGGATCCATGCTCCTCGGGATGGCGCTGTTCAAGTGGGGCGTACTGACGAACGATCGTCCCCCGCGGTTCTACCGCCGGCTGATCGGGTTCGGGGCCGCCAGCGGGCTCGCCGTGATTCTCGCCGGCGTCTGGTACGTTCAGGCGAGCGACTGGGGGATCGGGACGGCGCTGTTTTGGCGACAGTTCAACTACTGGGGGAGCGTTCCCCTCGCCGTCGCGTACGTCGGAATGGTGATGTGGTACTGTCAGCGGCGTCCCGACGGGGTTCTGACCCGATCGCTGGCCGCCGTCGGTCGGACCGCCTTCAGCAACTACATCCTGCAGACGGGACTCGCCACGTCGATTTTCTACGGCCACGGACTCGGACTGTTCGGGCAGACGACTCGAGTCGAGGCGCTCGGCGTCGTCGTGGCCATCTGGGCGGTGCAGATTCCGCTGTCGGTACTCTGGCTGCGGTACTTCCGGTTCGGTCCGATGGAGTGGCTCTGGCGCGTGCTCACGTACGAGACGCGCCAACCGCTCCGTGTCAGCCGGAGCGACGGGTGA
- the ahbB gene encoding siroheme decarboxylase subunit beta gives MSTRSGDWREHIDDVDAVLIDSYQSGVPIEERPFRGIGSALGTDEADALERVRRLHEAGIVRRFGAVLNPPVIGSSTLAAVQAPADRFDEVAAVINEYRQVNHNYARDHEWNMWFVVTAGSRETREKILAEIERRTGCAVLDLPMLTDYYIDLEFPVVNADRFARESATPGLAPATNDAELRSATRSNGPAGGKPVSQPRGGGTDASATRISEEATGDLSAFEADLLLAIQNGFPLSKTPYRDIAEQLEADVERVLEGIERLARAGCIKRIGCVVNHVVTGFDSNCMVVWDVPDENLDDWGERAGGLPYVTLCYHRPRRPARGWSYNLFTMIHGRDSAAVDERIDELASEYLPVDHERLYSTATLKQTGAQYEELVGH, from the coding sequence ATGAGCACCCGTTCGGGGGATTGGCGCGAACACATCGACGATGTCGACGCGGTCCTTATCGATAGCTACCAGAGCGGCGTGCCAATCGAAGAGCGTCCCTTCAGGGGCATCGGCTCTGCGCTCGGCACCGACGAGGCCGACGCGCTCGAGCGCGTTCGACGCCTCCACGAGGCGGGCATCGTCCGCCGGTTCGGAGCGGTCCTCAACCCGCCGGTGATCGGCTCGTCGACGCTCGCCGCGGTACAGGCTCCGGCGGATCGCTTCGACGAGGTCGCGGCGGTCATCAACGAGTACCGGCAGGTCAATCACAACTACGCCCGCGACCACGAGTGGAACATGTGGTTCGTCGTCACCGCCGGCTCGCGGGAGACGCGGGAGAAGATCCTCGCGGAGATCGAACGCCGAACCGGCTGTGCGGTGCTCGACCTGCCGATGCTGACGGATTACTACATCGACCTCGAGTTCCCCGTGGTGAACGCGGATCGATTCGCCCGTGAGAGCGCAACGCCCGGCCTCGCGCCAGCAACGAACGACGCGGAGCTCCGTTCCGCGACCCGTTCGAACGGGCCGGCAGGCGGGAAACCCGTGAGCCAGCCGCGGGGCGGGGGAACCGACGCCTCGGCGACCCGAATCAGCGAGGAAGCGACCGGCGATCTGTCCGCGTTCGAGGCCGACCTCCTGCTCGCGATTCAAAACGGGTTCCCGCTCTCGAAAACGCCCTACCGAGATATCGCCGAGCAACTCGAGGCGGACGTCGAGCGGGTTCTCGAGGGAATCGAACGCCTCGCGAGGGCCGGCTGTATCAAGCGTATCGGCTGCGTCGTGAACCACGTCGTCACCGGCTTCGACTCGAACTGTATGGTCGTCTGGGACGTCCCCGACGAGAACCTCGACGACTGGGGGGAACGCGCGGGCGGATTACCGTACGTCACGCTCTGTTATCACCGGCCCCGCCGACCCGCTCGAGGCTGGTCGTACAACCTGTTTACGATGATTCACGGTCGCGATTCCGCGGCCGTCGACGAACGGATCGACGAACTGGCTTCGGAGTACCTCCCCGTCGATCACGAGCGACTCTACTCGACGGCGACGCTGAAGCAGACGGGCGCACAGTACGAGGAACTGGTTGGACACTGA
- a CDS encoding MFS transporter — protein sequence MAWRYRDTVLALCTLAFFVSMVGRLAVSPVVPAITAEFDVTNTVVGLAMTGMWLAYALGQYPSGVLADRYGERLVILASIGGTGATSLLIVVAPHFAVFVVGAILVGAASGLHYSVATALLTRTYDDIGTAIGIHNAGAPAAGLLTPVAVSWIAVRYGWRPAVAITAAISVPIFVLFARRVRPTTPRRPEMRIRDRVELAPMVELLSRPQIVYTGVIAIIFDFTWQGIASFLPTFFVEYHGYASTTAGALFAAYFIVQGVLQIGVGKFSDRFGRDLAIALCAATGILGLGLLVVASRFALVLAGIALFGTSMGWGAAVLPRFMDHLSADEQSVGFGLVRTVYMIVASLGSIVVGFLADAFGWAGSFGSLIAMLAVVLGLIAIDWATDRRK from the coding sequence ATGGCGTGGCGATATCGAGACACGGTGTTGGCGCTCTGTACGCTCGCGTTCTTCGTATCGATGGTCGGCCGGCTGGCGGTGAGCCCCGTCGTCCCGGCGATCACCGCCGAGTTCGACGTCACCAATACGGTCGTCGGCCTGGCGATGACGGGCATGTGGCTCGCCTACGCGCTCGGCCAGTATCCGAGCGGGGTGCTTGCGGATCGGTACGGCGAACGCCTCGTCATCCTGGCGTCTATCGGCGGCACCGGCGCGACGAGCCTCCTGATCGTCGTCGCCCCCCACTTCGCGGTCTTCGTCGTCGGAGCGATCCTCGTCGGTGCCGCGTCCGGTCTCCACTACAGCGTCGCGACGGCGCTGCTCACGCGCACCTACGACGATATCGGGACGGCGATCGGCATCCACAACGCCGGCGCGCCGGCCGCGGGGCTGCTCACGCCGGTCGCCGTCTCCTGGATCGCGGTCCGGTACGGCTGGCGGCCGGCCGTCGCGATCACGGCCGCGATCTCCGTCCCGATTTTCGTCCTGTTCGCACGACGCGTCCGACCGACGACGCCGCGCCGGCCCGAGATGCGGATTCGCGACCGGGTGGAGCTCGCGCCGATGGTGGAGCTGCTCTCGCGGCCCCAGATCGTCTACACGGGCGTCATCGCGATCATCTTCGACTTCACCTGGCAGGGGATCGCGTCGTTCCTGCCGACGTTCTTCGTCGAGTATCACGGCTACGCTTCGACGACGGCCGGCGCCCTGTTCGCGGCGTACTTCATCGTTCAGGGCGTCCTCCAGATCGGCGTCGGGAAGTTCTCCGATCGGTTCGGTCGGGACCTCGCGATCGCACTCTGTGCGGCGACCGGGATACTCGGCCTCGGCCTGCTCGTCGTCGCCTCCCGGTTCGCGCTCGTCCTCGCGGGAATCGCGCTGTTCGGAACGAGTATGGGCTGGGGAGCCGCCGTCCTCCCCCGGTTTATGGACCACCTCTCCGCGGACGAACAGAGCGTCGGCTTCGGCCTCGTCCGCACCGTCTACATGATCGTCGCCTCGCTGGGATCGATCGTCGTCGGCTTCCTCGCCGACGCGTTCGGCTGGGCCGGTTCGTTCGGCTCGTTGATCGCCATGCTCGCGGTCGTCCTCGGACTGATCGCGATCGACTGGGCGACCGATCGACGGAAGTGA
- a CDS encoding anthranilate phosphoribosyltransferase has translation MAQASQEFGEWPLKRLMTAVIGSGPKSADDMSREQAREAFQRILAGEPDETTLGAFWLANRWKRNNPEELAAYTDVMLEESVVTAEPDADPVDCGANYDGKHSSAVLGVGAGLVAAAAGTPVVVHSGDRVPTQKATAYKHVLDDLGVRTDLEPTESADMVDETGFGFYYQPAFNPGIQDLYERRDQMGVRTFVNTIETVANPANADVHLGSFYHLAFAKKMTDLLKGSERLEFSRAIFFQGMEGYDDIRPGYTKVAEWDADDGTGEESFEDYEIETAEYGMEMESEDLAVDDVTADSASITADVLSGERDDHFADAIALNGAFRMYARQDVDSLEDGLEQARAVIADGSAEAVLEDLRAF, from the coding sequence ATGGCGCAGGCATCCCAGGAGTTCGGTGAGTGGCCGCTCAAGCGGCTGATGACGGCAGTTATCGGCTCCGGCCCCAAGTCCGCCGACGACATGTCCCGCGAGCAGGCTCGAGAGGCCTTCCAGCGAATTCTGGCGGGCGAGCCCGACGAAACGACCCTCGGCGCGTTCTGGCTGGCGAACCGCTGGAAGCGCAACAACCCCGAGGAGCTGGCGGCGTACACCGACGTCATGCTCGAGGAATCGGTCGTAACCGCCGAGCCGGACGCCGATCCGGTGGACTGCGGGGCGAACTACGACGGCAAGCACAGCTCGGCCGTCCTCGGCGTCGGTGCCGGTCTCGTGGCTGCCGCCGCGGGAACCCCCGTCGTCGTCCACTCCGGCGACCGCGTTCCCACCCAGAAAGCGACGGCGTACAAACACGTCCTCGACGACCTCGGCGTTCGGACGGACCTCGAGCCGACCGAGAGCGCCGACATGGTCGACGAGACCGGCTTCGGCTTCTACTACCAGCCCGCGTTCAACCCCGGGATTCAGGACCTCTACGAGCGACGCGACCAGATGGGCGTCCGCACGTTCGTCAACACCATCGAGACCGTCGCCAACCCCGCGAACGCCGACGTTCACCTCGGCTCGTTCTACCACCTCGCGTTCGCGAAGAAGATGACCGACCTGCTCAAAGGGAGCGAGCGCCTCGAGTTCTCCCGTGCCATCTTCTTCCAGGGAATGGAGGGCTACGACGACATCCGGCCCGGCTACACGAAGGTGGCCGAGTGGGATGCGGACGACGGAACCGGCGAGGAGTCCTTCGAGGACTACGAGATCGAGACCGCCGAGTACGGCATGGAGATGGAAAGCGAGGACCTCGCGGTCGACGACGTCACCGCCGACTCCGCCTCGATCACGGCGGACGTGCTGTCCGGCGAGCGCGACGACCACTTCGCCGACGCCATCGCGCTCAACGGCGCGTTCCGGATGTACGCCAGACAGGACGTCGACAGTCTCGAGGACGGACTCGAGCAGGCTCGAGCGGTTATCGCGGACGGGAGTGCCGAGGCGGTGCTCGAGGACCTTCGCGCGTTCTGA
- a CDS encoding SDR family NAD(P)-dependent oxidoreductase gives MRLEDKTVVITGAAAGIGEETAKRCAEEGARVVVTDVDTSGGEGTVADVEDAGGEAEFHELDVTDSERFDAVVETVADEYGVDVMINNAGTGHPGGSLEDLDDDIRDFVIDVNIKGVWNGCAAALPHMKERGHGSIVNVGSLASILGLPKQAAYSTTKAAVLNMTRTIAAEAGPYGVRANAVCPGFTETQMLDQYLEKRDDPEKARQAMAEQYPLERLGKPEEIANAILFLASEDASFVSGHGLVVDGGFSA, from the coding sequence ATGCGACTGGAAGACAAGACCGTCGTTATCACGGGTGCGGCAGCGGGAATCGGCGAGGAGACGGCGAAGCGGTGCGCCGAGGAGGGCGCACGCGTCGTCGTCACGGACGTCGACACGTCGGGTGGCGAGGGGACCGTCGCCGACGTCGAGGACGCCGGCGGTGAGGCCGAATTTCACGAACTCGACGTCACCGACAGCGAGCGATTCGACGCCGTCGTCGAGACAGTCGCCGACGAGTACGGCGTCGACGTGATGATCAACAACGCCGGCACCGGCCATCCCGGGGGCAGCCTCGAGGATCTCGACGACGATATCCGCGACTTCGTGATCGACGTCAACATCAAGGGCGTCTGGAACGGCTGTGCGGCCGCCCTGCCACACATGAAAGAACGGGGCCACGGCTCCATCGTCAACGTCGGTTCGCTGGCGAGCATCCTCGGCCTCCCGAAGCAGGCCGCCTACTCGACGACCAAGGCTGCCGTCCTGAACATGACCCGAACGATCGCCGCGGAGGCGGGTCCCTACGGCGTCCGCGCCAACGCCGTCTGCCCCGGCTTCACCGAGACCCAGATGCTCGACCAGTACCTCGAGAAACGGGACGATCCCGAGAAGGCACGGCAGGCGATGGCCGAGCAGTACCCGCTCGAGCGACTCGGAAAGCCTGAAGAGATCGCGAACGCGATTCTGTTCCTCGCGAGCGAGGACGCCTCCTTCGTCAGCGGCCACGGACTGGTCGTCGACGGCGGGTTTTCGGCCTAG
- a CDS encoding succinylglutamate desuccinylase/aspartoacylase family protein, translating into MNHGTHETPGTHETNDITLARLPSGVALTTTIHTYHGVEEGPTLYVQAAQHGREINGTETLRRFHERLPLGSLSGTVIAVPVANPLTFDRVSYTTPEQLDSINANMNRIWPGDASGSLHQRMAARLWEEVSRADAVIDLHTGSPDMLPHTVYQEGDTRARRLAEAFGIDLLLSEEADDDASDEWHRRGFDGKLRVAAASDGIPAITPELAHNKQILEDVVDEGVDGLLDVCRYLGMLPGEIPERDQTVARNHLGQVTATAAGLFRPKPSLEVGQFVTDGTAVGTVYDPTTYEPLHEAAADRDGILYALTQEATVVGGDQLASIALIRGE; encoded by the coding sequence ATGAACCATGGGACTCACGAGACCCCCGGAACCCACGAGACGAACGACATAACGCTCGCACGGCTACCCTCCGGCGTGGCGCTCACGACGACGATCCATACGTATCACGGCGTCGAAGAGGGTCCGACGCTCTACGTGCAGGCGGCCCAACACGGTCGGGAGATCAACGGAACGGAGACGCTTCGACGGTTTCACGAGCGCCTGCCGCTGGGGTCGCTGTCAGGAACCGTCATCGCCGTCCCCGTCGCGAACCCGCTCACGTTCGATCGCGTCTCCTACACCACGCCGGAGCAACTCGACAGCATCAATGCCAACATGAACCGGATCTGGCCGGGCGACGCTAGCGGGAGCCTCCACCAGCGCATGGCCGCCCGCCTCTGGGAGGAGGTCAGTCGGGCCGACGCCGTTATCGACCTCCATACGGGCAGTCCCGACATGCTCCCTCACACCGTCTACCAGGAGGGCGATACGCGGGCTCGACGACTCGCCGAGGCCTTCGGGATCGATCTCCTCTTGTCCGAAGAGGCCGACGACGACGCCTCCGACGAGTGGCATCGACGCGGATTCGACGGAAAGCTCCGCGTCGCCGCCGCAAGCGATGGCATTCCAGCGATCACCCCCGAACTCGCACACAACAAGCAGATCCTCGAGGACGTCGTCGACGAGGGCGTCGACGGCTTACTCGACGTCTGTCGGTACCTCGGGATGCTTCCCGGCGAGATCCCCGAGCGAGACCAGACGGTCGCCCGCAACCATCTCGGCCAGGTGACCGCCACTGCGGCCGGACTCTTCCGCCCGAAGCCGTCGCTCGAGGTCGGCCAGTTCGTCACCGACGGAACGGCAGTCGGAACGGTGTACGACCCGACGACCTACGAACCGCTACACGAGGCCGCGGCTGATCGTGATGGAATCCTGTACGCACTCACGCAGGAAGCGACCGTCGTCGGCGGCGACCAGCTCGCGAGCATCGCACTGATCCGCGGTGAGTGA
- a CDS encoding glutamate-cysteine ligase family protein: MKLGLEVEYWVIDDEGNLTSAEEVIRAHEYVIPEFVDSLAEIVLPPMESRVALEITFADVLGAVLDVAAAHGTHLVPLGTPLLEESPPVLSKRGATLEQIYGDDLRFAKNVAGSHIHFDQTNPVVQANLLTALDPALALVASSPYYDGRRTATAARVAAYRRGMDERFHRFRDLQPYALTPDAHAKRVRQSFVSFLTLAVDSGVSEAAVYEQFSHENVSHSPVRIRDDLGTVEWRAPDTALPSKLTQLAFDIAGILEETAAKPVVVGTEPGLYSGAIVIPPFESLQRLSSEAIADGLTPRVRTYLEAFGIDPTAYSPLVDRFPRAAVISPDEARSRRLEFARLLKADVDMLNATRRPVEQFIERNTAGDDQRSQMNGFVDSVEKQHSGSV, from the coding sequence ATGAAATTAGGACTCGAAGTCGAGTACTGGGTTATCGACGATGAGGGGAATCTCACGTCGGCAGAAGAGGTGATACGGGCACATGAGTACGTCATTCCGGAGTTCGTCGACTCGCTCGCCGAAATCGTACTGCCGCCGATGGAGTCACGAGTCGCCCTCGAGATCACGTTTGCCGACGTACTTGGCGCGGTTCTCGACGTCGCGGCCGCACACGGGACCCACCTCGTTCCGCTCGGAACGCCGCTGCTCGAGGAGTCTCCCCCCGTGCTATCGAAACGGGGCGCGACGCTCGAGCAGATCTACGGTGACGATCTGCGATTCGCAAAGAACGTCGCTGGATCGCACATTCACTTCGACCAGACGAATCCGGTTGTCCAGGCGAACCTCCTCACGGCGCTCGATCCGGCACTTGCGCTCGTCGCGTCGTCGCCGTACTACGACGGACGGCGAACGGCAACCGCAGCGCGAGTCGCTGCATACCGTCGCGGGATGGACGAACGATTTCACCGCTTTCGCGATCTCCAGCCGTACGCGCTAACACCGGACGCGCACGCGAAACGGGTCCGTCAGTCCTTCGTCTCGTTTCTAACCCTCGCCGTCGACAGCGGGGTTTCCGAAGCCGCCGTGTACGAACAGTTTTCGCACGAGAACGTGAGTCACAGCCCCGTTCGGATCCGAGATGACCTCGGAACCGTCGAGTGGCGCGCACCAGATACCGCCCTCCCGAGCAAACTCACCCAGCTCGCTTTCGATATCGCGGGGATTCTCGAGGAGACGGCGGCAAAGCCCGTAGTAGTCGGTACTGAGCCGGGTCTCTACTCCGGCGCGATCGTGATCCCGCCGTTCGAGTCTCTCCAACGGTTGTCCAGCGAGGCGATCGCCGACGGTCTGACTCCTCGAGTCCGGACGTATCTCGAAGCGTTCGGTATCGATCCGACCGCGTACTCGCCGCTCGTCGACCGATTCCCGCGTGCTGCTGTGATCTCGCCCGACGAGGCCAGGAGCCGTCGACTCGAGTTTGCACGACTACTCAAAGCGGATGTCGATATGCTCAACGCGACGAGACGGCCCGTCGAGCAGTTTATCGAACGGAACACGGCTGGCGACGACCAGCGTTCGCAGATGAACGGGTTTGTCGACTCAGTAGAAAAGCAGCATAGCGGGAGCGTCTAG
- a CDS encoding peptidylprolyl isomerase, with translation MGDVTATLHTNKGDIDVELYDERAPRTVDNFVGLATGGETWTDPESGEEVEGEPLYDDVAFHRIIEGFMIQGGDPTETGRGGPGYQFDDEFHDELRHDDAGVLSMANSGPDTNGSQFFITLDAQPHLDDRHSVFGKVIDGMDIVEEIGSVDTDRNDQPQEDVVLESVSVDYE, from the coding sequence ATGGGAGACGTTACTGCGACCCTTCACACCAACAAGGGAGACATCGATGTCGAACTGTACGACGAACGCGCCCCCCGGACCGTCGATAACTTCGTCGGACTCGCGACCGGCGGCGAGACGTGGACCGACCCCGAATCGGGCGAAGAGGTCGAGGGAGAGCCGCTGTACGACGACGTCGCGTTCCACCGCATCATCGAGGGCTTCATGATCCAGGGCGGCGACCCGACCGAAACCGGTCGCGGCGGACCCGGCTACCAGTTTGACGACGAGTTCCACGACGAACTGCGCCACGACGACGCCGGCGTCCTGAGCATGGCGAACTCCGGTCCCGACACCAACGGCTCGCAGTTTTTCATCACGCTCGACGCCCAGCCACACCTCGACGACCGCCACTCCGTCTTCGGGAAGGTCATCGACGGAATGGACATCGTCGAAGAGATCGGTAGCGTCGACACCGACCGGAACGACCAGCCACAGGAGGATGTCGTCCTCGAATCGGTCTCCGTCGACTACGAATAA
- a CDS encoding DUF192 domain-containing protein, whose amino-acid sequence MTPLRSSIVDRRTVLAGLAVSLSSLGLAGCTDDTDGNEQTEESNSSDDDSSTEDSNSSDDDSSTEIHADYESTDVRVTNPDGDELGEVTAAIADTPERQQLGLSDTEELPEDRGMLFVYETVEDREFIMPDMSFGIDIIFADDEGVITGIANAPEPEPDEDGSEQTYPGRGQYVLEVVYEWTDERGVEEGDILEFDL is encoded by the coding sequence ATGACTCCGCTTCGCTCATCGATCGTGGACCGGCGGACCGTTCTCGCAGGCCTCGCTGTAAGCCTTAGTTCCCTCGGGCTCGCAGGATGTACCGACGATACCGACGGAAACGAACAGACGGAAGAGTCGAACTCGAGCGACGACGACTCGTCGACGGAGGACTCGAACTCGAGTGACGATGACTCGTCGACGGAGATTCACGCGGACTACGAGTCGACCGACGTTCGCGTGACGAATCCGGACGGCGACGAACTGGGCGAAGTGACGGCGGCGATCGCCGATACGCCGGAACGACAACAGCTCGGACTGAGCGACACGGAGGAGTTACCCGAAGACCGCGGCATGCTGTTCGTCTACGAGACGGTCGAGGACCGGGAGTTCATCATGCCGGACATGTCGTTCGGGATCGACATCATCTTCGCCGACGACGAGGGCGTCATCACGGGTATTGCCAACGCGCCGGAGCCCGAACCGGACGAGGACGGAAGCGAACAGACCTATCCGGGTCGCGGACAGTACGTGTTGGAAGTCGTCTACGAGTGGACCGACGAGCGCGGCGTCGAGGAAGGGGATATCCTCGAGTTCGATCTCTAA
- a CDS encoding oxidoreductase yields the protein MSWTAADIPDQHGRTIVVTGANSGLGLETTRELARNGAAVIMACRDIERGEDAARDVREDLPDADLRVEACDLSSLESIRAFAERLEGEDVDVLINNAGVMAIPRSETDDGFETQFGVNHLGHFALTGLLLENLGIRAERDSRVVTVSSAMHERGEIDFDDLQGEDAYDPWDAYCQSKLANVLFAYELERRLLTAGANAESVAVHPGYANTRLQLRGPEQSGSRLWMAASRLANTVVAQSAEMGALPILYAATAPDAEGGAYYGPGGFGNMRGSPERQASSDRSYDRETTQRLWDVSSELTGVAYDLPEPKADRPA from the coding sequence ATGAGCTGGACAGCTGCCGATATCCCCGACCAGCACGGCCGAACGATCGTCGTCACGGGTGCGAACAGCGGGCTCGGACTCGAGACGACCCGCGAACTCGCTCGGAACGGCGCGGCGGTGATCATGGCGTGTCGGGACATCGAGCGAGGCGAGGACGCAGCACGAGATGTTCGCGAAGACCTTCCCGACGCCGACCTCCGCGTCGAAGCCTGCGATCTGTCGAGCCTCGAGTCGATCCGCGCGTTCGCCGAACGCCTCGAGGGCGAGGACGTCGACGTCCTGATCAACAACGCCGGAGTCATGGCGATTCCTCGCTCGGAAACCGACGACGGGTTCGAGACCCAGTTCGGTGTCAACCATCTCGGCCATTTCGCCCTCACGGGACTGTTACTCGAGAACCTCGGGATCCGCGCGGAACGCGACTCGCGCGTCGTCACCGTCTCGAGCGCGATGCACGAACGCGGCGAGATCGACTTCGACGACCTCCAGGGCGAGGACGCGTACGACCCGTGGGACGCCTACTGCCAGTCGAAACTGGCGAACGTCCTGTTCGCGTACGAACTCGAGCGGCGGCTGCTCACCGCGGGCGCGAACGCAGAGAGCGTCGCGGTCCATCCGGGCTATGCGAACACGCGGTTGCAGCTCCGCGGTCCCGAGCAGAGCGGCAGTCGGCTCTGGATGGCGGCGTCGCGGCTCGCGAACACCGTGGTCGCGCAGTCGGCCGAGATGGGCGCGTTACCGATACTGTACGCCGCGACCGCGCCGGACGCCGAGGGCGGCGCGTACTACGGCCCCGGCGGTTTCGGGAATATGCGGGGTAGCCCCGAACGGCAGGCCTCCTCGGACCGATCGTACGACCGCGAGACGACCCAGCGGCTGTGGGACGTCTCGAGCGAACTGACCGGCGTCGCGTACGACCTGCCCGAGCCGAAGGCCGATCGGCCGGCCTGA